The following are from one region of the Mauremys reevesii isolate NIE-2019 linkage group 2, ASM1616193v1, whole genome shotgun sequence genome:
- the CHRAC1 gene encoding chromatin accessibility complex protein 1: MAAARLSGGCGGGGENRLVSLPLSRIRVIMKSSPEVSSINQDALFLTAKATELFVQYLATYSYKHGRGKEKRALTYSDLSHTAEESEIFQFLADILPKKILASKYLKMLEREKRDGEMEEEEEEDDDQEEESEEEDAES; the protein is encoded by the exons ATGGCGGCAGCGAGGCTGAGCGGCGGCTGTGGCGGAGGCGGGGAGAACCGCCTGGTGTCGCTGCCCCTCTCCCGGATCCGGGTGATCATGAAGAGCTCGCCGGAGGTCTCCAGCATCAACCAGGACGCGCTGTTCCTCACCGCGAAGGCCACG gAGCTCTTTGTCCAGTATTTAGCCACTTACTCCTACAAACATGGCCGTGGGAAAGAGAAGAGAGCCCTAACCTACAGTGACCTATCCCATACAGCAGAGgaatctgaaatatttcagttcctTGCTG ATATTTTACCAAAGAAGATCCTAGCTAGCAAATACCTGAAAATGCTTGAAAGAGAGAAGAGGGATggagagatggaggaggaggaggaggaggatgatgaCCAAGAGGAAGAGAGTGAAGAGGAAGATGCTGAATCTTAA